In Streptomyces asoensis, a single genomic region encodes these proteins:
- a CDS encoding urease accessory protein UreF, whose amino-acid sequence MTRAALLVLADGRFPAGGHAHSGGAEEAVKAGRITDAASLEAFCRGRLHTAGLVSSALACAAAAGADPAELDAAADARTPSPALRLTARKLGRQLVRAARAAWPSTELDALAARFPKGAHQPVVLGLTARAAGLGPQDAAYCAAYESVSGPATAVVRLLGLDPFRATAVLARLAPELDRVVDRAVSAGTAVPARGTDVLPAASAPLLEIGAQAHAAWPVRLFAS is encoded by the coding sequence GTGACAAGGGCAGCACTGCTCGTCCTGGCCGACGGCCGCTTCCCCGCCGGAGGGCACGCGCACTCCGGCGGGGCGGAGGAGGCCGTGAAAGCGGGCCGGATCACCGACGCGGCGAGCCTGGAGGCCTTCTGCCGGGGGCGACTGCACACGGCGGGGCTGGTGTCGTCGGCGCTGGCCTGCGCGGCCGCGGCCGGCGCGGACCCGGCGGAGCTGGACGCGGCGGCGGACGCCCGTACCCCGTCCCCGGCGCTGCGGCTGACCGCCAGGAAACTGGGCCGGCAACTGGTGCGGGCCGCCCGCGCGGCCTGGCCGAGCACCGAACTCGACGCCCTGGCGGCGCGGTTCCCCAAGGGGGCGCATCAGCCGGTGGTGCTGGGCCTGACGGCGCGGGCCGCCGGGCTCGGGCCGCAGGACGCGGCGTACTGCGCGGCCTACGAGAGCGTGAGCGGACCGGCCACCGCGGTGGTGCGGCTGCTGGGTCTGGACCCGTTCCGGGCGACGGCGGTGCTGGCCCGGCTCGCTCCCGAACTGGACCGGGTCGTGGACCGGGCGGTGTCCGCCGGGACGGCGGTGCCGGCGCGGGGCACCGACGTGCTGCCCGCGGCGTCCGCGCCGCTGCTGGAGATCGGAGCGCAGGCCCACGCCGCCTGGCCGGTACGGCTGTTCGCCTCGTGA
- the ureG gene encoding urease accessory protein UreG: MHLDHPHGGPAAVGADARRADGTRRALRIGLGGPVGSGKTATVAALCRALRDELSLAVVTNDIYTREDADFLLREAVLPPERITAVETGACPHTAIRDDISANLEAVEDLEDEVGPLDLILVESGGDNLTATFSKGLVDAQIFVIDVAGGDDIPRKGGPGVTTADLLVVNKTDLAPHVGSDLARMAADAKAQRAELPVVFQSLRGETGVGDVAAWVRARFAAWTA, encoded by the coding sequence GTGCACCTCGACCACCCCCATGGCGGCCCCGCCGCCGTCGGCGCCGACGCCCGCCGCGCGGACGGCACGCGCCGCGCCCTGCGCATCGGCCTCGGCGGTCCCGTCGGGTCCGGCAAGACCGCCACCGTCGCCGCCCTCTGCCGGGCCCTGCGCGACGAACTGTCCCTCGCCGTCGTCACCAACGACATCTACACCCGCGAGGACGCCGATTTCCTGCTGCGCGAGGCTGTGCTGCCGCCCGAGCGGATCACTGCCGTCGAGACCGGCGCCTGCCCGCACACCGCGATCCGGGACGACATCTCCGCCAACCTCGAAGCCGTGGAGGACCTGGAGGACGAGGTCGGGCCGCTCGACCTGATCCTCGTGGAGTCCGGCGGGGACAACCTCACCGCCACGTTCTCCAAGGGGCTCGTGGACGCGCAGATCTTCGTCATCGACGTGGCGGGCGGGGACGACATCCCCCGCAAGGGCGGCCCCGGCGTCACGACCGCCGACCTCCTCGTCGTCAACAAGACCGACCTCGCGCCCCATGTCGGATCCGACCTCGCCCGCATGGCGGCCGATGCCAAGGCCCAGCGGGCCGAACTCCCGGTCGTCTTCCAGTCGTTGCGCGGTGAGACAGGCGTCGGGGACGTGGCCGCGTGGGTGCGGGCCCGGTTCGCGGCCTGGACGGCGTGA
- a CDS encoding urease subunit gamma translates to MQLTPHEQERLLIHVAADVAEKRRARGLRLNHPEAVALITSHILEGARDGRTVAELMSSGRKLLTRDDVMDGIPEMIHDVQVEATFPDGTKLVTVHDPIV, encoded by the coding sequence GTGCAACTGACCCCGCACGAGCAGGAGAGGCTGCTGATCCACGTGGCGGCCGACGTGGCAGAGAAGCGCCGGGCCCGCGGCCTCAGGCTCAACCACCCGGAGGCCGTGGCCCTCATCACGTCGCACATCCTCGAAGGCGCGCGTGACGGCCGGACGGTGGCCGAGCTCATGTCCTCCGGCCGCAAGCTGCTCACCCGCGACGACGTCATGGACGGCATCCCCGAGATGATCCACGACGTCCAGGTCGAGGCCACCTTCCCCGACGGGACCAAGCTCGTCACCGTCCACGACCCGATCGTCTGA
- a CDS encoding ABC transporter permease codes for MSASRRLVAVVLPLGVAGPAAATAPLERQPAQQEGVFDLHHYADGKAARAAVEDRTVYGAVVVTAEGPELPTASAASPVVAQLLREAVAERTAATGAGLRTVDVVAAPATDPRGAALGASVLPPALAGIAAGAVVSLLGLRGIRTVGALVGAATLVGLVAAALAHSWLGVLTGDWWAEAAVLLSTLAVSAAVAGCAALVGTPGIGAVSFLVMFLGNPFSGAASAPRMLPEPVGTIGQWLPPGAGTTLLRSVSFFDGAAAVGPALTLLWWAALGLGAVVPGSLLKQPPTPAAPTPETPRRALVA; via the coding sequence ATGTCCGCGTCCCGGCGCCTCGTCGCCGTCGTCCTGCCGCTCGGCGTCGCCGGTCCGGCCGCCGCGACGGCCCCGCTGGAGCGGCAACCGGCCCAGCAGGAAGGGGTTTTCGACCTCCACCACTACGCCGACGGGAAGGCCGCCCGTGCGGCGGTCGAGGACCGGACCGTATACGGCGCGGTGGTCGTCACGGCCGAGGGACCCGAACTGCCGACCGCCTCGGCCGCGAGTCCGGTCGTCGCCCAGCTGCTCCGGGAGGCCGTCGCGGAGCGGACGGCCGCCACGGGCGCCGGACTGCGGACCGTGGACGTCGTCGCGGCCCCGGCCACCGATCCGCGCGGCGCGGCCCTCGGCGCGAGCGTGCTGCCGCCGGCCCTTGCCGGGATCGCGGCGGGTGCGGTGGTGTCCCTGCTGGGCCTGCGCGGGATCCGCACGGTGGGCGCGCTGGTCGGCGCCGCCACCCTGGTGGGCCTGGTCGCGGCCGCGCTGGCCCACAGCTGGCTCGGGGTGCTCACCGGCGACTGGTGGGCGGAGGCCGCGGTGCTGCTGTCGACGCTGGCGGTGAGCGCGGCGGTGGCCGGCTGCGCCGCGCTGGTCGGCACGCCGGGCATCGGGGCGGTGTCGTTCCTCGTGATGTTCCTCGGCAACCCGTTCTCCGGGGCGGCTTCGGCACCGCGCATGCTGCCGGAGCCGGTCGGGACGATCGGCCAGTGGCTGCCGCCGGGTGCCGGTACGACCCTGCTGCGCTCGGTGTCGTTCTTCGACGGCGCGGCGGCGGTCGGCCCCGCGCTGACGCTGCTGTGGTGGGCCGCGCTCGGCCTCGGAGCGGTGGTACCGGGCAGCCTCCTGAAGCAGCCCCCGACCCCGGCCGCCCCCACCCCCGAAACCCCGAGGCGGGCCCTGGTCGCGTAA
- a CDS encoding lysophospholipid acyltransferase family protein, with product MFYYVLKYVLLGPLLRLAFRPRIEGLEHVPDSGAAIIAGNHLSFSDHFLMPAILKRRITFLAKAEYFTGPGLKGRLTAAFFRSAGQIPVDRSGKEAGQAAIREGLGVLGKDELLGIYPEGTRSHDGRLYKGKVGVAVMALKSRAPVIPCAMIGTFEAQPPGKKIPTLHPVAIRFGEPLDFSRYLGMENEKAVLRAITDEIMYAILTLSEQEYVDEYAAVVKAEEQAAAKAAKAEKGSKFPRLPSR from the coding sequence CTGGCCTTCCGGCCGCGGATCGAAGGCCTCGAGCACGTACCGGACTCGGGCGCGGCGATCATCGCCGGGAACCACCTGTCGTTCTCGGACCACTTCCTGATGCCCGCGATCCTCAAGCGCCGCATCACCTTCCTCGCCAAGGCCGAGTACTTCACGGGTCCCGGTCTCAAGGGCAGGCTCACCGCGGCCTTCTTCCGCAGCGCGGGCCAGATCCCGGTCGACCGCTCCGGCAAGGAGGCGGGACAGGCCGCGATCCGCGAGGGCCTCGGGGTACTGGGCAAGGACGAACTGCTCGGCATCTACCCCGAGGGGACCCGCTCGCACGACGGCCGCCTGTACAAGGGCAAGGTCGGCGTGGCGGTGATGGCGCTGAAGTCCCGGGCGCCCGTGATCCCCTGCGCGATGATCGGCACCTTCGAGGCGCAGCCGCCCGGCAAGAAGATCCCGACCCTGCACCCGGTGGCGATCCGCTTCGGCGAACCCCTCGACTTCTCCCGCTACCTCGGCATGGAGAACGAGAAGGCGGTGCTGCGCGCCATCACCGACGAGATCATGTACGCGATCCTGACGCTGTCCGAGCAGGAGTACGTGGACGAGTACGCGGCCGTGGTCAAGGCGGAGGAACAGGCCGCGGCGAAGGCGGCGAAGGCCGAGAAGGGGAGCAAGTTCCCCCGACTGCCGTCCCGCTGA
- a CDS encoding alpha/beta hydrolase, with protein MLAGAFAAPTASATSGRSGQDREARGAAVAAERAAEAGVDWQDCPADWGLEKPIQCGWVSVPLDYAKPNGKQIKLAVDRIGNTGTAKERQGALVYNPGGPGGSGLRFPRRVTTKAPVWANVAKAYDFVGFDPRGVGHSAPISCIDPQEFVKAPKADPVPDSEADKLAQIKLAREYADGCYERSGEMLPHMTTPNTVRDLDVIRAALGEKKLNYLGVSYGTYIGAVYGTMFPGHVRRMIVDSVVDPSRENIWYEANLGQDIAFEGRWKDWEDWVAANDATFHLGTTRAAVQAKWLALRATAKKSPLGGLVGPAELISFFQSAPYYDSSWIPVATVFSKYVAGDTQALVDAAAPDLTDTAGNIASENGNAVYTAVECTDAKWPTSWRKWNADNTRLHKDYPFMTWANAWMNLPCAYWPVKQQTPVEVKTHKGLPQVLIVQSTNDAATPYKGAVELHKRFKGSRLITEKDAGSHGVTSLVNTCINPRVDAYLLTGKLDTADVTCAPHATPKP; from the coding sequence ATGCTCGCCGGCGCTTTCGCGGCGCCCACCGCGAGCGCGACCAGCGGCCGTTCGGGCCAGGACAGGGAGGCGCGCGGCGCCGCCGTCGCCGCGGAGCGTGCCGCCGAGGCCGGCGTCGACTGGCAGGACTGCCCGGCCGACTGGGGCCTCGAGAAGCCGATCCAGTGCGGCTGGGTCAGCGTGCCCCTCGACTACGCCAAGCCCAACGGCAAGCAGATCAAGCTCGCCGTCGACCGCATCGGCAACACGGGCACGGCCAAGGAGCGCCAGGGCGCCCTCGTGTACAACCCCGGCGGCCCCGGCGGCTCCGGGCTGCGTTTCCCGCGCCGCGTCACCACCAAGGCCCCCGTGTGGGCCAACGTGGCGAAGGCCTACGACTTCGTGGGCTTCGACCCGCGCGGTGTCGGCCACTCCGCGCCCATCTCCTGCATCGACCCGCAGGAGTTCGTCAAGGCCCCCAAGGCCGACCCGGTCCCGGACAGCGAGGCCGACAAGCTCGCCCAGATCAAGCTCGCCCGCGAGTACGCCGACGGCTGCTACGAGCGCAGCGGCGAGATGCTCCCGCACATGACCACGCCGAACACCGTGCGCGACCTGGACGTCATCCGCGCCGCCCTCGGTGAGAAGAAGCTCAACTACCTGGGCGTCTCCTACGGCACCTACATCGGCGCCGTCTACGGCACCATGTTCCCGGGTCACGTGCGCCGCATGATCGTGGACAGCGTGGTCGACCCCTCGCGGGAGAACATCTGGTACGAGGCCAACCTCGGCCAGGACATCGCCTTCGAGGGTCGCTGGAAGGATTGGGAGGACTGGGTCGCCGCCAACGACGCGACCTTCCACCTCGGCACCACCCGTGCCGCCGTCCAGGCCAAGTGGCTGGCGCTGCGCGCCACCGCGAAGAAGAGCCCCCTCGGCGGTCTCGTCGGCCCGGCGGAGCTGATCTCCTTCTTCCAGAGCGCCCCGTACTACGACTCCTCGTGGATCCCGGTCGCCACCGTCTTCAGCAAGTACGTCGCCGGGGACACCCAGGCGCTCGTCGACGCGGCCGCGCCGGACCTCACGGACACGGCGGGCAACATCGCCTCGGAGAACGGCAACGCCGTCTACACCGCGGTCGAGTGCACCGACGCCAAGTGGCCCACCAGCTGGCGCAAGTGGAACGCCGACAACACGCGGCTCCACAAGGACTACCCGTTCATGACCTGGGCCAACGCGTGGATGAACCTGCCGTGCGCCTACTGGCCGGTCAAGCAGCAGACGCCCGTCGAGGTCAAGACCCACAAGGGCCTGCCGCAGGTGCTCATCGTGCAGTCCACGAACGACGCGGCCACCCCGTACAAGGGTGCCGTCGAGCTGCACAAGCGGTTCAAGGGCTCGCGTCTGATCACCGAGAAGGACGCCGGTTCCCACGGCGTCACGAGCCTGGTGAACACCTGCATCAACCCGCGGGTGGACGCCTACCTGCTCACCGGCAAGCTGGACACCGCGGACGTGACCTGCGCGCCGCACGCCACGCCCAAGCCGTAG
- a CDS encoding TetR/AcrR family transcriptional regulator, with protein MARVSQAHLDARRRQILDGASVCFARNGFHATSVQDVLKEVDLSAGAVHRYFSGKEELIAAIVGEVLGQVREAFEEESRHVPPPPPDALVSSVLGRLLAARESLTVDGRPAFPRLIIQVWTETLRNEDLAALLYEGCTGVREAWSRIVVAYQDAGMMRADVPPDHVARTMIAAVLGFLVQQSLFGPAPVEVLRDGLRALMSVSPPLSGA; from the coding sequence ATGGCCCGTGTATCCCAGGCGCACCTCGACGCCCGCCGTCGGCAGATCCTCGACGGCGCGTCGGTCTGCTTCGCCCGCAACGGCTTCCACGCCACGTCCGTGCAGGACGTGCTCAAGGAGGTCGACCTGTCCGCCGGGGCCGTCCACCGGTACTTCAGCGGCAAGGAGGAGCTGATCGCGGCGATCGTCGGCGAGGTGCTCGGCCAGGTGCGCGAGGCCTTCGAGGAGGAGTCCCGGCACGTCCCGCCACCGCCGCCCGACGCCCTCGTCTCCTCGGTCCTCGGCCGTTTGCTGGCCGCCCGGGAGTCCCTGACCGTCGACGGGCGGCCGGCCTTCCCTCGTCTGATCATCCAGGTGTGGACGGAGACCCTGCGCAACGAGGACCTGGCGGCGCTGCTGTACGAGGGCTGCACCGGCGTGCGCGAGGCGTGGAGCCGGATCGTCGTCGCCTATCAGGACGCCGGCATGATGCGGGCCGACGTGCCCCCGGACCATGTGGCGCGCACGATGATCGCCGCCGTCCTGGGCTTCCTCGTCCAGCAGTCGCTGTTCGGGCCCGCCCCGGTCGAGGTGCTGCGCGACGGCCTGCGCGCCCTGATGAGCGTGTCGCCCCCGCTGTCGGGCGCCTGA
- a CDS encoding ATP-dependent Clp protease proteolytic subunit, giving the protein MRHTGRTPEQVSADVERETFLTAEDAVAYGLVGGIVPGRRPSARRPHGGR; this is encoded by the coding sequence GTGCGGCACACCGGACGGACGCCGGAGCAGGTGTCCGCGGACGTCGAGCGGGAGACGTTCCTGACCGCCGAGGACGCCGTGGCGTACGGCCTGGTCGGCGGGATCGTCCCCGGCCGCAGGCCCTCGGCCCGCCGCCCGCACGGCGGGCGGTGA
- a CDS encoding urease subunit beta — protein sequence MIPGEILFADGPVAYNAGREVTRLTVLNAADRPVQVGSHYHFAEANPGLEFDRAAARGKRLDVAAGTAVRFEPGIPVEVRLVPLAGARIVPGLRGETGGALDV from the coding sequence ATGATTCCCGGAGAGATCCTGTTCGCGGACGGGCCCGTCGCGTACAACGCGGGCCGTGAGGTCACCCGGCTCACCGTCCTGAACGCCGCCGACCGGCCTGTCCAGGTCGGCTCCCACTACCACTTCGCCGAGGCCAACCCGGGCCTGGAGTTCGACCGCGCGGCCGCCCGCGGCAAGCGGCTCGACGTCGCCGCAGGGACCGCCGTGCGCTTCGAGCCCGGCATCCCCGTGGAGGTCCGGCTCGTGCCGCTGGCCGGCGCCCGGATCGTGCCCGGGCTGCGCGGCGAGACCGGAGGTGCCCTCGATGTCTGA
- a CDS encoding urease subunit alpha: MSEISRAAYADLFGPTTGDRIRLADTDLLIEIEEDRCGGPGLSGDEAVFGGGKVIRESMGQSRATRADGTPDTVITGAVVVDHWGVVKADIGIRDGRITGIGKAGNPDTMDGVHPDLVIGPETEIIAGNGRILTAGAVDAHVHFICPQIADEALSAGVTTLVGGGTGPAEGSKATTVTPGPWHLARMLEAMEQYPLNIGFLGKGNTVSQEAMLSQIRGGALGLKLHEDWGSTPAVIDASLTVADRTGIQVAIHTDTLNEAGFVADTLAAIAGRGIHAYHTEGAGGGHAPDIMTVVSEPHVLPSSTNPTRPYTVNTAEEHLDMLMVCHHLNPAVPEDLAFAESRIRPSTIGAEDVLHDLGAISIISSDSQAMGRVGEVVLRTWQTAHVMKRRRGPLPGDGRADNHRVRRYVAKYTINPALAQGLAREIGSVESGKLADLVLWEPAFFGVKPHLVIKGGQIAYAQMGDANASIPTPQPILPRPMYGAIGRAPAANSFNFVAPLAIEDGLPERLQLGKRFVAIDSTRAVTKADMRENDARPRVQVDPDSFAVHIDGELVEATPAAELPMAQRYFLF, encoded by the coding sequence ATGTCTGAGATCTCCCGTGCCGCCTACGCCGACCTGTTCGGCCCGACGACCGGCGACCGTATCCGGCTCGCCGACACCGACCTGCTGATCGAGATCGAGGAGGACCGCTGCGGCGGCCCCGGACTCTCCGGCGACGAGGCGGTGTTCGGCGGCGGCAAGGTCATCCGCGAGTCCATGGGGCAGTCCCGGGCCACCCGCGCGGACGGCACCCCCGACACCGTCATCACGGGCGCGGTCGTCGTGGACCACTGGGGTGTGGTCAAGGCCGACATAGGCATCCGCGACGGACGCATCACCGGCATCGGCAAGGCGGGCAACCCCGACACGATGGACGGGGTCCACCCGGACCTGGTGATCGGCCCCGAGACGGAGATCATCGCGGGCAACGGGCGCATCCTGACGGCCGGCGCCGTGGACGCGCACGTGCACTTCATCTGCCCGCAGATCGCCGACGAGGCGCTGTCCGCCGGTGTCACCACGCTCGTCGGCGGCGGCACCGGGCCCGCCGAGGGCTCCAAGGCGACCACCGTGACGCCCGGCCCGTGGCACCTCGCCCGGATGCTGGAGGCGATGGAGCAGTACCCGCTGAACATCGGCTTCCTCGGCAAGGGCAACACCGTCTCGCAGGAGGCGATGCTGTCGCAGATCCGCGGCGGCGCGCTCGGGCTGAAGCTGCACGAGGACTGGGGGTCGACACCCGCCGTCATCGACGCCTCGCTGACCGTCGCCGACCGGACCGGCATCCAGGTCGCGATCCACACCGACACCCTCAACGAGGCCGGTTTCGTGGCGGACACCCTCGCCGCGATCGCCGGACGCGGCATCCACGCCTACCACACCGAGGGCGCCGGGGGCGGGCACGCCCCGGACATCATGACCGTGGTGTCCGAACCGCACGTCCTGCCGAGCTCCACCAACCCGACGCGGCCGTACACGGTGAACACCGCCGAGGAACACCTCGACATGCTGATGGTGTGCCACCACCTCAACCCCGCCGTCCCCGAGGACCTGGCGTTCGCCGAATCGCGGATCCGGCCCTCGACCATCGGCGCCGAGGACGTCCTGCACGACCTCGGGGCGATCTCGATCATCTCCTCCGACTCGCAGGCCATGGGCCGCGTCGGTGAGGTCGTCCTGCGCACCTGGCAGACGGCGCACGTGATGAAGCGGCGCCGCGGACCCCTGCCGGGGGACGGCCGTGCCGACAACCACCGGGTACGCCGCTACGTCGCCAAGTACACGATCAACCCGGCGCTCGCCCAGGGCCTGGCCCGCGAGATCGGCTCGGTCGAGAGCGGCAAGCTCGCCGACCTGGTGCTGTGGGAGCCGGCGTTCTTCGGCGTCAAGCCGCACCTCGTCATCAAGGGCGGGCAGATCGCGTACGCGCAGATGGGCGACGCCAACGCGTCGATCCCGACGCCGCAGCCGATCCTGCCGCGTCCGATGTACGGCGCGATCGGCCGGGCGCCCGCGGCGAACTCGTTCAACTTCGTCGCACCACTCGCCATCGAGGACGGGCTGCCGGAGCGGCTGCAACTGGGCAAGCGGTTCGTGGCCATCGACTCCACCCGCGCGGTGACCAAGGCGGACATGCGGGAGAACGACGCCCGGCCGCGCGTCCAGGTCGACCCCGACAGCTTCGCCGTGCACATCGACGGCGAACTCGTCGAGGCGACCCCGGCCGCCGAACTGCCCATGGCACAGCGTTACTTCCTGTTCTGA
- a CDS encoding urease accessory protein UreD, with protein MSGVHATARIVARDDGRGGTGLPVLESDGPLALRRTRGTGDEARVMLVGAMSGPLGGDRFAVEADVGNGARLHVRSAAATIALPGQTKEEAHYDVRLCVADGGELHWMPEQLISVKGSGLSVTTRADLGADARLVLREEQVLGRAGEEPGTLTSRLCVRVAGRVVLDQELSCGPGAPAGWDGPAVLAGHRAVGQIVLVRPEFATEPVTARSVGEHACVVPLAGPAALVTAVAPDALLLRRVLDTALADLHIR; from the coding sequence ATGAGCGGGGTGCACGCCACCGCACGGATCGTGGCGCGCGACGACGGACGCGGCGGAACCGGTCTGCCCGTCCTGGAGAGCGACGGACCGCTCGCCCTGCGGCGCACTCGGGGAACGGGCGACGAGGCACGCGTGATGCTCGTCGGTGCGATGAGCGGGCCGCTCGGCGGTGACCGCTTCGCCGTCGAGGCGGACGTCGGCAACGGCGCCCGCCTGCACGTCCGTTCGGCCGCCGCCACCATCGCCCTGCCCGGGCAGACGAAGGAGGAGGCCCACTACGATGTACGGCTGTGCGTCGCGGACGGCGGCGAACTGCACTGGATGCCCGAGCAGTTGATCTCGGTGAAGGGGAGCGGCCTGTCCGTCACCACCCGGGCCGACCTCGGGGCCGACGCGCGGCTCGTGCTGCGCGAGGAGCAGGTGCTCGGACGGGCGGGGGAGGAGCCGGGGACCCTCACGAGCCGGCTCTGCGTACGGGTCGCCGGACGGGTCGTCCTCGACCAGGAGCTGTCCTGCGGCCCCGGTGCGCCCGCGGGCTGGGACGGGCCGGCCGTCCTCGCCGGACATCGGGCGGTGGGTCAGATCGTGCTGGTGCGACCGGAGTTCGCAACGGAGCCGGTGACGGCGCGGAGCGTCGGAGAGCACGCGTGCGTGGTGCCGCTGGCCGGCCCCGCCGCCCTGGTCACCGCGGTCGCGCCCGACGCGCTGCTCCTGCGGCGCGTGCTGGACACGGCGCTCGCCGATCTCCACATCCGGTGA